Genomic window (Hydrogenimonas cancrithermarum):
CCCGTCTCGACATTTTTGACCGGATGGTTTCCACCGTGGTGGCCGAACTTCAGCTTGAAGGTATCGTACCCGTGCGCGATGGAGAGAAGCTGATGCCCGAGACAGATACCGAACATCGGCACTTTCGCCTCGATAAGTTTTCGGATTTTCACCTGCTCCTCTTTGAGGATCAGTGGGTCTCCGGGACCGTTGGAGAGAAAAAGGCCGTCGATATCGCCGCTTTCGTAGCGCGCGATCAGTTCATCGGCATCGACCGTGTTGGGTACCACTTCGACGGCCATACCGGCCTGTGTGAGCTCGTTGAGGATATTCCGCTTGACTCCGAAATCGAGCGCGACGATTTTCGCTTTCGGTTCGGGAGCTTCGTTGTAACGGTAACGCGAGGCATCGTACTGGCCGGTTTTGTGGAGGTAGGGCTCTTTTGTGCTGACAGCTTCGATATAGTTGACCTCACTGATATGCGGCGCATCGGAAAGCATTCGTGCAAGCTCCTCTTTTTCGCATACCTCGGTCGATGCGATCATCATCATCGCACCCTCTTCCCGAAGCATTTTGGTCAGAAACCGCGTATCGATATCGCAAATACCGAGGATTCCGAAACGATTCAGAAGTTCATGCAGCGGCTCTTCGCTCCTGAAATTGGAAGGCTCCTCCTGGTATTGCCGGACGATAATCCCTTTGCACCACGCCGCTTTCGACTCCATGTCTTCCGCGTTGCAGCCGACGTTTCCGATCTCGGGCATCGTGAAGGTAACGAACTGTCCGGCATAGCTTGGATCGGTTACGATCTCCTGATACCCCGTCATCGAAGTGTTGAAAACGATCTCACCGACGCGCGTTCCTTCGGCACCGAAGCTCTTCGCTTCCAAAAAAGTTCCGTTTTCCAGATAGATATAGATTGGTTGCAAAGTCATATTACATCATCCCCCGTTTGCGAAGCTCCTCTTCGTAGAGGCGCTCGAAAATAAGATCGTACTCTTCGGTACCCGGATGCAGCTCGCGCTTGTAGTGCGACATTTTCTCGAGTACCGCATCTTCGATCTGCTCGAACGATTTCATATAATCTTCTATCGCTTTGAAGATCACCCCGCGCACCTGATTTTCACTCACCGTATAGTCGATGAGATCCTCTTCCCAGAGCTCGTTCAGAATCTTGTGCGAAAGGTCGCTGTAGCGTTCTTCATTATTGAGGATGACACCATATTCCGGAGCCAGCTTCTTTTTGATCATCCAGAAAAGCTGGCGTACATCGGCCCGCATGAACTCGATCTCGTCCTCTTTCTCTTCCAGCAACTCGTTGACACGCTCTTCGAGTGCGCGCTCGTTCTTGATATCCGCTTCGATCACCTCTTTGGCTTTTTCGATCACCGGTTCAAGTCCCCGCTTGATCTCCACAAAAGGTGCGTTCGCCAGATCGATCCCGATTTTGTTGGCTATATAGGGAGCATGGGCTAAATTCAACTTCATAACGCGCCTTTGTCCTGCCCGCTTCTAAAGATACGGGCATAATTTTTTGATAGTTTATCGAAAGATATGTAAGAGATTGATGAAAGTTTGATAGTGAGTCATGGAAAAGGCCGAAAAACGCTCCATTTTCTACTTTTTCATATCGCCTTCAAGCAGCAGCGTGATCTTTGAAGCCTTTTGCGGATTCATTTTCGAAAGAATCTGGCCGACCGTTTTCGGCTTGAGAGTAGCGAGAATGCGAGCTGCCTCTTTCGGTTCCATCTGTTCGAGAATCTGTGCCGCGGCGGAGGCTTTCATCTTTGCATAGGTCTGGGAAACTTTGCCCGCTTTGGCCTCTTTGATCGCTTTGAGCAACGCTTCGTTTTGCGCAATGAGCTCTTCGATCGCTTTGCGCTCGGCTTCGAGTTTTTCACGTGTCGCATTGAGCTCACGCTCCTTTTGCCTCAGCATCTGCTCTTTGCGTTTGAACATCGATTCCGTCGCATCTTTGAGTGCTTCATACGCCTGACGCGCTTCATCGATCTCTTCGAGTTTGAGCTCGAGCTCCTGTTTGCGCTCTTCAAATATTTTGTTGCACTCCAGAAGTTGAGAGGTCTGGGCGAAGAGTATCATCGGCAGCAGCATAAAAAAGAAGCTCTTCATTTCCGCTCCTTCTTTCCCATATCCCGGTCACGCCAAAACCGCTGCGATGCAATTTCGTCAAGCCGCCCCGCTTCGTCGCGCTTCCGCTTCGCCATCATCTTTTGTATCGCTTGCGATTCGATACTCTTGGCCTGTTCGTAAGCGATATGTGCCGCTTTCAACAACTTTCTCTTCTCCTCTTTGAAGCGCCTTGCCGCATCGATCCGATACTCGAGCGCCTCGAGCGCAGACTTGATCGCACGTTTTTGATCGAGTAGAGCAGCGAGCTGCCTACCGGTCCCCGAAGCTGGCGGTTCGATCGCTCGTTCGTCGGAACGCAGTGCCTCCTTTTCGTCCAACAGCCGGATAAGCGCTCTCCCGGCTGCCGCCATTTCCTGTTCCGCACGTTCGAACTGCTGTCTTCTCAGTTTTGTCAACGCACGGTAATTTTTCGACACGAGAGAGGCCTTACCCTTATCTTACGATCGTATCGTTACGATCCGGGCTGGTCGATATGATACCAACTTTCACGCCGCTGACCCGCTCGATCGTCTCAATGTAGGCTTTGGCCGAATCCGGAAGCGCATCGTACTCGCTGATCCCTTCGACCTTTTCCCATCCCGGGAAGGTTTCATAGATCGGCTTGACACGCTCCAGATCGTAAGGGACATAGTCGATCACCTCCCCTTCGAACTCGTAGCCGGTACATATTTTTATCTCGTCGAACCCGTCTAAAACGTCAAGCTTCATCAATGAAATCTGATCGCATCCATTGAGTGCACAAGCGTGGCGGATCGCGACCGCGTCGAACCAGCCGCAACGCCTCGGTCTACCGGTCGTCGTCCCGAACTCATGCCCCTGCTGACGCAGCCGCTCACCTTCCGGACCGAACTCTTCACTCGGGAAAGGACCGTTGCCGACGCGTGTGCAATAGGCTTTGGCTATGCCGGTAACTTTGCCGATCGTTTTTGGCGAAAGCCCCATGCCTGTGCATGCACCACCGGCAACGGTATTGGAACTTGTAACGTAGGGATAGGTGCCATGGTCGATATCGAGCATCGTCCCCTGTGCCCCTTCCAGCAGTATCTTTTTGCCCGCATCGAGATATTTCCAGATCATCTGCGTCGTATCGGCGATGTAGGGCATCAAGCCGTCACGGTAACACTTCAAATCTTCTTTCAGTGAAGATTCTGTCGGAATCTCGACCCCCATCGCATCGAAAACAGGCTTGTTCTGCTTCAGATAGTCGACGATCTTTTCAAAGAGCGTATCGATATCTTTTAACTCCCCGACACGGTGGCCGGATCGTGAAATCTTGTCGGCGTAGGCAGGCCCGATGCCACGTCCGGTGGTACCGATCGCCTTGTCGCCTCGCATCCGCTCTTTCGCCTGATCGATCAATTGATGGTAGGGCAGAATCAGGTGCGCTTTGTCGCTGAGCCATAGACGCCCTTCGAGGTTGTCGAACTGCGACATCTCCTTCATCAAATTGGTCGGGCAGACAACGACACCATTTCCGATGATGTTGACCGCCTCGGGATTGAGAATGCCCGAAGGGATCAGGTGAAGCGCATACTTTTTGCCGTCGGTGACGATCGTGTGGCCGGCGTTGTGGCCGCCCGCGAAGCGTGCCACCACCTCATACTTCTGGGCCAGCATATCGACGATCTTGCCTTTTCCTTCATCACCCCACTGGAGTCCGACTATCAAATCAGCTTTTTGCAAATCTGCCTGGTTCATTTTACATTCCCTTTGAGCCGCGCCTCGATCAGCGCATCGGTATAGAGCGCAAATCCGGCTGCGGAGATGTCATCGTTTATAAAGTGCCCGCCGGAAGCCAGCGGCGTATTGTTTTTAAAGCATTGGAAAAAGAGTCCGTCATAGTAACGCATCTTCGCATAATAGAGTGGTGACAGCACACACTGCTCACATTGGCACGCCTCCGTCAGTTCTTTCATCTTTTCGAGTTCCGGCCGGAGAATCTGCGGAACATGTTCCATCACGGCATCGAGCTGCTCCATGTGTTGCACGCGTGCCAGCTCCCCCAACCACGCGTACTCGGTTCCAAGCAGCTTTTCGATCTGCATCGATGCGAACCACTCGAGAGGAATGCCAAATTCAAACGAGATAAGCACTGGAATCTGGATGTTCGAGATCTGCAGTACCGGCTTGACGTCCAGTGCGTCGAAGAGCGACATCGTCACATCGAGTACGTCCGCCAGCTTCCCATCGAGCCACTCGGCCCCTACCTGATTGATCTCGCGAGTCGGGTAGCGAAAGACGGGCTGGATGTAGAACCACTTCTTCTGCCCGGTCGAACGCCCCAGACGCTTCGTGACCAGCCGCACAACGTCGATCGTGCTGTCTGCACGCAGCGTCACTTCGCGGTTTTGCGGGTCGCCGAGGCGGATCAGCTCGTGGCGGTCTCGGATACTCTGGTGCTGGTGGTACGAGAAAAGAGGCGTCGCGATCTCCTCGAACCCCTCTCTTTGCAGTAGGTCGCTGGCGATCCGTTCGATCTCGCGCTTGGCCCTGGCGCTCTCGCCAAAATAGAGGCGGCTGCCC
Coding sequences:
- the carA gene encoding glutamine-hydrolyzing carbamoyl-phosphate synthase small subunit, with the translated sequence MTLQPIYIYLENGTFLEAKSFGAEGTRVGEIVFNTSMTGYQEIVTDPSYAGQFVTFTMPEIGNVGCNAEDMESKAAWCKGIIVRQYQEEPSNFRSEEPLHELLNRFGILGICDIDTRFLTKMLREEGAMMMIASTEVCEKEELARMLSDAPHISEVNYIEAVSTKEPYLHKTGQYDASRYRYNEAPEPKAKIVALDFGVKRNILNELTQAGMAVEVVPNTVDADELIARYESGDIDGLFLSNGPGDPLILKEEQVKIRKLIEAKVPMFGICLGHQLLSIAHGYDTFKLKFGHHGGNHPVKNVETGVVEITAQNHNYNVPDSITEIADVTHTNLFDGTIEGVRYKESPIISVQHHPEASPGPHESRYVFGEFLQMIERR
- a CDS encoding DUF507 family protein, with translation MKLNLAHAPYIANKIGIDLANAPFVEIKRGLEPVIEKAKEVIEADIKNERALEERVNELLEEKEDEIEFMRADVRQLFWMIKKKLAPEYGVILNNEERYSDLSHKILNELWEEDLIDYTVSENQVRGVIFKAIEDYMKSFEQIEDAVLEKMSHYKRELHPGTEEYDLIFERLYEEELRKRGMM
- a CDS encoding MotE family protein, whose product is MKSFFFMLLPMILFAQTSQLLECNKIFEERKQELELKLEEIDEARQAYEALKDATESMFKRKEQMLRQKERELNATREKLEAERKAIEELIAQNEALLKAIKEAKAGKVSQTYAKMKASAAAQILEQMEPKEAARILATLKPKTVGQILSKMNPQKASKITLLLEGDMKK
- a CDS encoding flagellar FliJ family protein, yielding MTKLRRQQFERAEQEMAAAGRALIRLLDEKEALRSDERAIEPPASGTGRQLAALLDQKRAIKSALEALEYRIDAARRFKEEKRKLLKAAHIAYEQAKSIESQAIQKMMAKRKRDEAGRLDEIASQRFWRDRDMGKKERK
- a CDS encoding adenylosuccinate synthase yields the protein MQKADLIVGLQWGDEGKGKIVDMLAQKYEVVARFAGGHNAGHTIVTDGKKYALHLIPSGILNPEAVNIIGNGVVVCPTNLMKEMSQFDNLEGRLWLSDKAHLILPYHQLIDQAKERMRGDKAIGTTGRGIGPAYADKISRSGHRVGELKDIDTLFEKIVDYLKQNKPVFDAMGVEIPTESSLKEDLKCYRDGLMPYIADTTQMIWKYLDAGKKILLEGAQGTMLDIDHGTYPYVTSSNTVAGGACTGMGLSPKTIGKVTGIAKAYCTRVGNGPFPSEEFGPEGERLRQQGHEFGTTTGRPRRCGWFDAVAIRHACALNGCDQISLMKLDVLDGFDEIKICTGYEFEGEVIDYVPYDLERVKPIYETFPGWEKVEGISEYDALPDSAKAYIETIERVSGVKVGIISTSPDRNDTIVR
- a CDS encoding ATP phosphoribosyltransferase regulatory subunit, translating into MIFEHEIPAGSRLYFGESARAKREIERIASDLLQREGFEEIATPLFSYHQHQSIRDRHELIRLGDPQNREVTLRADSTIDVVRLVTKRLGRSTGQKKWFYIQPVFRYPTREINQVGAEWLDGKLADVLDVTMSLFDALDVKPVLQISNIQIPVLISFEFGIPLEWFASMQIEKLLGTEYAWLGELARVQHMEQLDAVMEHVPQILRPELEKMKELTEACQCEQCVLSPLYYAKMRYYDGLFFQCFKNNTPLASGGHFINDDISAAGFALYTDALIEARLKGNVK